A region of the Serinicoccus profundi genome:
GTCGGCCGTGGTCGGCAGCGTGTAGTCGACGAAGGAGCCGGAGACCAGGGTGCCCTGGTCGTCATACACCGCCTCCTCCCAGAGCGCCTGCGCGATGCCCTGGACGAGGCCGCCGTGCACCTGACCCTCGACGATGAGCGGGTTGACGACGTTGCCGATGTCATCGACGCAGACGTAGGAGCGCATCCGTGAGGCACCGGTCTCGGTGTCGATCTCCATCGCGCACAGGTGCGTGCCGTGCGGGAAGGAGAAGTTGACCGGGTCGAAGGTCGCATCGGCGTCCAGGCTCGGCTCCATGCCGTCCGGCAGGTCGTGCGCCGCGAAGACGGCGAGCGCCAGGCCGGCGAGGCCGAGTCCCTCCTGGTCGGACCCGGCGCCCTTGACGGTGAACTTCCCGTCGGTGAACTCCAGGTCGTCGACATTGGCCTCGAGCATGTGCGCGGCCAGCGGCCTGGCCTTCTCGACGACCTTCTTGGCGGCGTTGATGACCGCCTGACCGCCGACGACGAGCGACCGGGACCCGTAGGTGTCCAGGCCCTTGTGGCTGATCTGGGTGTCACCGTGCAGGACCGTGACGTCGTCGAAGGGGACGCCCAGCTGGGTCGGCCACGATCTGGCTCCAGGCCGTCTCGTGGCCCTGGCCGTGCGCCGAGGAGCCGGTGATGACCTCGACCTTGCCGGTCGGCAGCATCCGGACCGACGCGTGCTCCCAGCCGCCGGCACCGTAGTTGAGCGAGCCGAGCACCCGCGAGGGGGCGAGGCCGCACATCTCGGTGAAGGTCGAGATGCCCAGGCCCAGCTGCACGCGGTCGCCGCTCTCCCGGCGACGTCGCTGCTCGGCCCGCAGCTCGTCATACCCGAAGAGCTCCTTGGCCCGCTCGGTGGCCGCCTCGTAGTTGCCGGAGTCGTACTCCAGCCCGCAGACGGTCGTGAACGGGAACTCCTCGTGGGGTGATCCAGTTCTGCTCGCGGACCTCCATCGGGTCGCGGCCGAGCTCGAGGGCGAGCTCGTCCATGATCCGCTCGATCGCGAAGGTCGCCTCGGGCCGCCCGGCGCCGCGGTAGGCGTCGGTCCACGTCTTGTTGGTGAAGACGTTGGTGCAGGAGAAGTGGTAGGCACCGAACTTGTAGATGGAGTTGAACATGAACGCGCCGAGGATCGGCACGCCCGGCGTCACGAGGCCGAGGTAGGCGCCCATGTCGGCGAGCAGCTCCACCTTGAGGCCGGTGACGGTGCCGTCGGACTTCGCGGCCAGCGTGAGCTTCTGCCACTGGTCGCGACCGTGGTGGGCCGAGAGCAGGCTCTCGCTGCGGGTCTCGGTCCACTTGCACGGGCGGCCGGTATGCCGCGCCACGAGGAAGGTGATGATCTCCTCCGGGGTGACCTGCAGCTTGCCGCCGAAGCCGCCGCCGACGTCGGGGGCGATGACGCGGACCTTGCCCTCGTCGACGCCGAGCGTCATGGCGAGCATGAGGCGCAGGATGTGCGGCACCTGGGTGGCCGACCACATGACGAACTGCTCGCCGGTGGGGTCCACCACGGTGGAGCGCGGCTCCATGAACGCGGGGATGAGTCGCTGCTGGCGGAACTCGCGCTCGACGACGACGTCGGCGTCGCGGATGGCGTCCTCGACGCTCGAGCCGGTGCCGGCCTCGGCCGAGTCGAAGACCCAGGTGGCCGAGCGGTTGGTGCCGAGGTCGGGGTGGGCGAGCTCTTCGTCGGCGGCGGCCTTCTTGAGGTCGAGGGCGGCGGGCAGCTCGGCGTAGTCGACGTCGACGAGCTCGGCGGCGTCCCGCGCTGCCGCAGCGGTGCGCGCGGCGACGACGGCCACGACCTCGCCGGAGAAGGCGACCCGGTCGACGGCGATCGCCGGGTGCGGCGGGGCCATCTGGTCCTCGGTGATCGGCCAGGCGCACGGCAGGCTGCCCTGGAGGTCCTTGACGTCCTCGCCGGTCAGCACGGCGATGACGCCCGGAGCCTCCTTGGCGGCGCTGGCGTCGATGCCGGTGATGCTCGCGTGCGCGACCGGGCTGCGGACCATCGCCAGGTGGAGCATGCCCTGCAGCTGCAGGTTGTCGGTCCACTTGGTGCGGCCGGTGATGAGCCGCTGGTCCTCCTTGCGACGTCGGTCGCGGCCGACCTCGAGACTCGTGGTCTGTGGCCGGTCGTCGACGGCGGTCACGACTGCTCACCTCCGCTCGCGGCGGACTGGCCGGAGGCCTGCAGGACCGCCTTGACGATGTTGTGGTAGCCCGTGCAGCGGCAGAGGTTGCCCTCCATGCCGTGCCGGACCTCGTCCTCGGTGGGACTCGGGTTGGTGTTGAGCAGGTCGGTGGCCTGCATGATCATGCCGGGGGTGCAGAAGCCGCACTGGAGGGCGTGGCAGTCGCGGAAGGCCTCCTGCACCGGGGTGAGGGTCTCGCCGTCGGCCAGGCCCTCGATCGTCGTCACCTCGTGCCCGTCGGCCTGGACGGCGAGCACGTTGCACGACTTCACGCTGCGCCCGTCGAGGAGCACGGTGCAGGCGCCGCAGTTGCTCGTGTCGCAGCCCACGACGGTGCCGGTCTTGCCGAGCGTCTCGCGGAGGTGGAAGACGAGGAGGGTTCGGGGTTCGACCTCGTCGGTGTACGTCGTGCCGTCCACGGTCACGGTGATCTTCATACGGCTCTCCCGTCCGGAAGATGAGGGGACTTCGTTGTCCTCCCCGATCCTGCCGTGACGGTGGGTCACGCGCAACAGATAGGAGCGGGGTCAGACGATATGCCGGTGGATCGCGCCCGCGGTCTCGCGCAGCGGCTCCCCGCCGCCGCCCCAGCGCAGCGCGATGATCTCGCTGGCGATGCTCACCGCCGTCTCCTCCGGCGTCCGGGCACCGAGGTCGAGACCGATCGGGCTGCGCAGGCGGGAGAGCTGGTCCTCGGTCAGGCCGACATCGCGCAGCCGGGCCAGGCGGTCCTCGTGGGTGCGGCGCGAGCCCATCGCGCCGACGTAGGCCAGGTCGGGGGCGTCCGGGCCGAGCAGCACCTCGAGCAGGGGCACGTCGAACTTCGGGTCGTGGGTGAGGACGCAGGCGACCGTGCGCGCGTCGAGCGCGTCCTGCTCGACCTGGGACTCGACATACCGGTGCGGCCAGGAGACGACGACCTCGTCGGCGTCCGGGAAGCGGCTGCGCGTCGCGAAGACCGGGCGGGCGTCGCAGACCGTCACGCGGTAGCCGAGGAAGCTGCCCATCCGGGCCACCGCGGAGGCGAAGTCGATCGCGCCGAAGACGAGCATCCGCGGGCGGGGGGCGTAGGAGGCGACGAAGACGCGCATGCCCTCGCCGCGCCGCTCACCGTCCGGGCCGTACTCCAGCGTGGCGGTCCGACCCTGCGCGAGCATGCCGCGCGCGTCGTCGGTGACGGCGGCGTCGGCCCGGTCGCTGCCGAGCGTGCCGACGACCGACGCCGGCTCCGGGCGGACCACGAGCCGCCGCCCGAGGTGGGCCTCCTCGGGGTGGGCGACCACGGTGACCACGGCGACCGGTCGACCCGCGTCGATGTCGGCGGCGATCTCCCCCAGCTCCGGGAAGTCCGTGCGGGAGACGCGTTCGACGTAGATGTCGAGGATCCCGCCGCACGTCAGGCCTACACCCATCGCCTCGTCGTCGGAGACGCCATACCGCTGCAGCACCGGGGCGCCGCTGTCGATCACCTCCTGGCCGAGCTCGTAGACCGCGCCCTCGACACACCCCCCGGAGACCGAGCCGACCGCCTCGCCGTCGACGCCGACGAGCATGGCCGCACCCGGCTGGCGGGGGGCCGACTTCCAGGTGCCGACGACGGTCGCGAGGGCCACCTGCTGGTCGTCCTGCCACCACGTGAGGAGCCTGTCCAGGACATCGCGCATGGCGTCAGGATGGCACGCAGGTGCAGCATCGGCACGACGGAGACCGTGACGGACGCCGACGATCAGCCGTCATGGGGACCACAGAGACGCTGTACGACCGGGTGGCGCAGGCTGTCGCGGCCGGGGGTGGGGAGTTCCTCGTCGAGCGCACCGCCACCGGCTTCGACGTGCAGGCCGACGTGCAGGACCACCGTTGGGTCGGCGCCGCCTACCGCGCCGGCATCCGCGAGCTGACCATCCACCACGTCGCCGTGGACGAGGTGAACGGCACCTATACCGTCACCGACGACCTTCGGGCCGCGACGTGGGAGGCGGGGGCGGCCGGGCCGAAGTTCGTCCCGCGGGCCTCGATGAGCCGGTCGCTCGGGACGTTCCGGCAGGTGCGGCGCTCCTACCGGACGCAGGTGGGTGCGGACGGGCGTCCGGAGACCGTTCTGGACCACGTCTTCGACTCGGCCCGGGGGCGCAAGCTGGTCGAGAGGGAGGCTGCGGAGCTGGGCCTGGAGAAGCGGATGAACACGCCCGCCAAGGTCGGGCTGACCTTTGCGGTGCTGGCGCTCGTCGTCCGCCCTGGTGGCGCTGGTCGTGGCCGCCGCGGTGACCCTCTCGACCTGATCCGGCGCCGGTCTGGAGCGTCCCGTGGGAGTGGTGCATATGCCCCAGATCCACGGGACGTCGACGAACGTCCTCGTGAACCTCAGGCTGAGGCGACGCGGTCGAGGATCTCCTGGAAGGCCGCCAGCGAGTGACCGGCGACGAAGTCGTCCACGTGCGGCAGGACTGCGACGATCCCGGCCTGCACGGGGGCATACCCCTCCTTGCCGCGGTGCGGGTTGGCCCAGATCACCCGGTGCGCCAACGAGCGCAGTCGTCGCAGCTGCTCCCCCAGCAGCTCCGGCGACTGCCGCTCCCACCCGTCGCTGAGCACGACGACGACCGCGCCGCGGGCCATCCCGCGCCGGCCCCACCGCCGCAGGAAGACGTCGATCGCCTCGCCCAGTCGCGTCCCGCCGGACCAGTCCGGCACCGTCTCACCGGCCGCGAGCAGGGCCCGGTCCGGATCGCGCTCGCGCAGGGCTCGCGTGAGGTGGGTCAGCCGGGTGCCGATGCTAAAGACCTCGGTGGTGTGCGGGCTCTCCTGGACCACGGTGTGCGCCAGCCGGAGCAGACTGTCGGCGTAGGACCCCATCGAGCCCGACACGTCGACCAGGAGGATGACCCGACGGCGACGGATCGTCTTGTCGCGCAACCGGATCCGGGTGGGCTCACCGAGGTTCCGCAGGTGCGCGCGGACCGTCGCCCGCCCGTCCACCTCCCCCCGCCGTGACCGGGTATGCCGTCGCGCGGGCCGGGTGGGGTGGCGCAACCGGAGCGTGCCGAACTGCCGGCGGAGAGCGGCCCGGTCCGCGGGCGCCAGACCGGCGATGTCGCGATGGCGCAGCACCTCCTGCGCCGAGGCGGCGACCCGCACGAGGTCATCCTCGGAGCCCGGCTCGCCCTCCCCCGACGGCTCGTCCAGGGAGGCCTGCACCGCCGTGGGGGCGGGCGGCTCGTCCCGGCTCACCGCCTGCATGGGCCGGCCCCCGAACCACCCGGTGAAGACCCGGTCGTAGGGCTCGAGGTCGGCAGGTCCCGCGGTGAGGGTGGCACGCCCCGCCCAGTAGACGCGCGCCCGGTCGCCGAGACCCGTTGCGGCACAGGCCTGCAGGAAGGTCCGCTCCCGGTCGGCGCTCACCGGCAGGCCGGCGGCGCGGCAGGCCCGCGCGAACCCGCCCAGCGCCTGACCGGGGCTCCATCCCTCGACCTGCGTCACGGCATACCTCCGCTAGCGGGTGAGCATCCGGTCGAGCGCGACGCGCACGCGTTCGGCGTCCTCGCGGTACTTCACCGCGGCCCCCATCGTCGCGGCGGCGACCTCGGGGTCGAGTCGGCTCTGGCCGAGCGCGGTCAGCGCCCGCGCCCAGTCCAGGGTCTCGGCCACCCCGGGCGGCTTGACCATCGTCTCGTCGGCGCGCAGCTGCTGGACGAGGGTGACGACCTCGCGGGCCAGCTCCTCCTGCACCTCGGGCAGCCGCGCGTGCACGATCTCCAGCTCGCGGTCCAGACCCGGGTGCTCGATCCAGTGATAGAGGCAGCGCCGTTTGAGCGCGTCGTGCAGCTCCCGCGTGCGGTTGGAGGTGAGCACGACGAAGGGCGGCGTGCTCGCCGCGACCAGACCGAGCTCGGGGATGCTCACCGACCACGTCGACAGGACCTCCAGCAGGAAGGCCTCGAACTCGTCGTCCGCCCGGTCGATCTCGTCGATGAGCAGCACGCAGGGAGCCTCGCGCAGCGCCTGGAGCACCGGGCGGGCCTGGAGGAAACGCTCGTCGAAGAGCTCGGCCTCCAGCTCGGCGACCTGCCCCTCCCGGGCCTCGCCGGCGAGCGCCTCGACCGCGCGCAGGTGCAGGATCTGCCGGGGGAAGTCCCAGTCGTAGAGCGCCTGGCTGGCCTCGATCCCCTCGTAGCACTGCAGTCGGATGAGCGGCACCCCCATCAGCTGGGCCATCGCCTCGGCCAGCGCTGTCTTGCCGGTCCCCGGCTCCCCCTCGAGCAGGAGCGGCCGCTGCAGCGCGTGGGCCAGCCAGGTGACCGTCGCCAGCCCGTCGTCGGCGAGGTAGGCCGTCTGGGCCAGGGCGTCGCGCAGGGTGTCCGGGCTGGCCAGGGCGGGGTGCGGCATACCGGCAGCATCGCGGACGCGCCGGGCGTTGTCCACGGCGGGGTGCGGGGGCGTCGTAGTCTGCGGCGTGTGAGCGCCAGCCTCGAGGTCAGTGCCGACTCCCCCACCCCTGTCTTCGAGCAGATCGTGGAGCAGGTCGTCGCTGCCATCCGCGACGGGCACCTCGTGCCGGGCGAGAAGCTGCCGTCCGTGCGGCAGCTCGCCACCGACCTCGGGGTCGCGCCGAACACCGTGGCCAAGGCCTACCGCCAGCTCGAGGAGGAGGGGCACGTCGAGACGCGGGGCCGGGGCGGCACCCTCGTGCGCGGCGAGCTCGCCCCCTCGCTGCCGAGCCGCGGCGCCGCCGAGGACTTCGCGCGCGCATCCCGTGCCGACGGCCTCGACCTCGCCCAGGCCATCGGGCTGCTGCGCCGCAGCTGGTGAGGCTCCGGTGACCTCGGTTCAGCGGGTGTCGACGTCCACGCCGGTCGCGAGGTCGCCGCACTCGACGAGGGTGGGCCGCGCCCGCCGGAGGTAGGACCGGGCGCCGTGGTCGCCGCGGGAGTCGGCCAGCACCCCCTGCCAGTGGTCCTGGCCGAGCAGCACCGGGTGACCGGGCACGCCGTCGTAGGCCGCTCGCGCCAGGCTGGAGGGTCGTGCACCGTCCTGCAGCAGCCGGACCAGGACGTCGGGGCCGATGTCGGGCAGGTCGACGAGGTGGACGACGGCGGCCAGCGGGACGGTCCGTCCCCGGGCGACCAGCTGCATCAGGCCGGCCGCGAGGGAGTGCCCCATCCCCTGCTCCCAGGTGCCGCAGAAGGTCGTGGACACCGGCCCATCACCGGGGAAGGCGTCGGCGAGCCGCTGCTCGACCTGGTCCGCCTCCGCACCGGTGACCACCAGCACGTCGCCGCAGCCGCCGTCCAGCAGCACCTGGGTGGACCGCACGACCCACGGCACCTCATCGGTCCGTGCCAGTGCCTTGGGCCCGCCGAAGCGCCGCCCCGCCCCGGCGGCGAGCAGGAGACCGGTGATGCGTGCCGAGGGTGTCGCCATGGATGTCAGTGTGCCGGTCCATGATGGGGGCATGAGCATCGTGGTGGATCTCGCCGACCTGGGGCAGGCCCTGGCCCGGCACCCGACGGCCTACCTCCTGCTGTCCGCCGACGAGCGGCCGCACGTGGGCGAGGTCGAGGTCACGCTGCGCGACGGCGTGGTCGTGGTCTCGACACCAGGGCGCACCGCCCAGCGGGTGGCGCCGGAGCGCCCGGCCGTGACCCTGCTGCTGCCGCCGGGCGAGGCGGAGGGCTACAGCCTCATCGTCGACGGCCAAGCCGCCCTGGTCGACGGGGAGCTGCACGTGACGCCGACCCACGCGGTGCTGCACCGGCGCCCCCGCGCGGACTCGCCGCCGTCGGCCACCGGGTGCGGCAACGACTGTCAGCCGCTGTCGTGAGCGGTGCTGTCGCCGAGGAGGTGGGCCGGACGTTCCTTGACGAGGACTGGTATGCCGTCGAGCTCACCGGCCAGGCCTGGCGCGGCTGCGTCTTCCGCGAGGTCGACCTCACCGAGGCGCTGACCTCGGGCTGTCGCTTCGTGGACTGCACCTTCGATCGGTGCCGGCTCAACGCCTCGACCCACCGGCAGACCTCCTTCACCGCGTGCACCTTCACCGACACCTCGCTCTTCGACGCCACCCTGGAGGGGTGCCGGCTGGACGGCAGCAGCTTCTCCGGCTGCGACCTGCGCCCGCTCACCGTCTCGGGCGGGTCGTGGTGGGGCGTGTCCTTGCGCGGGGCCGACCTGCGCGACCAGGACCTCGCCGGGCTGCGGCTCACCGAGGCCGACCTCAGCGACGCCGACCTGCGCAAGACCTCGCTGCGCGGCGCCGACCTGTCCGGCGCGGTCCTGCGCTCGGCCCGCGCCGAGGGGGCCGACCTGCGCGAGGCCGGTCTCGTGGGGGCCGACCTCACCGACGCCGCCCTGCGTGGTGCGCGGCTCGACCTGGCCGGCGCCCTCGCGGTCGCCGAGTCGCTCGGTGCGCTCGTCGAGACCTGACGACACGGCATACCTCATCCACGACACCCCTGACGACAGGAGCGAGACCCATGGCCCTCATCCGGTGCGACTTCTTCTCCGACGCCCTCGAGCTGTCGACCTCGATGACGGTGATCCTGCCGCAACGGGTCGAGAGCCGGATCGGCATCGACGAGCCGCCCGCCACCGACGCGCCACCGCCGGTGCTCTACCTCCTGCACGGGTTGAGCGACGACGACACGATCTGGTCGCGGCGCACCTCGATCGAGCGGCATGCCGAGCGGCTCGGGCTCGCGGTCGTCATGCCGGCGGTGCACCGCAGCTTCTACACCGACATGCGCCACGGCGGGCGTTACTGGACCTTCGTCTCCGAGGAGCTTCCGAAGGTCGTCGCGCAGCTCTTCCGCGTCTCGACCGAGCGGGAGCGCACCTTCGTGGCCGGCCTGTCGATGGGCGGCTACGGCGCGCTGCAGCTGGCGCTGCGGCAGCCGGAGCGCTTCGCCGCCGCGGCGTCGCTGTCCGGCGCGCTCGACCTCGTGAGCTTCACCGAGCAGGGCCAGCGGGAGGAGACGATGCGCCTGGTGCTCGGTGACGAGCCGGTCCGGGGCAGCCGCAGCGACCTGTTCCACCTCCTCGCCGAGGCGGACGTCGACGCGCTCCCCCCGCTCTTCGTCGCCTCCGGCACCGAGGACGTCCTCGTGGGTCACTCCCACCGCTTCGCCGAGGCCGCCCGCTCCCGCGGCGCCGAGGTCACCGAGCGCTACGCGCCTGGAGGCCACACCTGGGACTACTGGGACGACGTCATCCAGGACGTCCTCGCCTGGCTGCCGCTGCCCTCCTGAGGCCCGGCCCAGCCTCACCAGGCCCGGCCTGAACCCTTGCGTCGGGTGTAAGGTCGTGCGTTTGTGACCCTGGCCCACCCACCGCTGCTCGCGCCTGCCCCGGCGCGGGCCTATGCGCGCCTCTTCGCGGCGGGATTCCGGCAGCAGAGCGCCTACCTCGCCGCCGCCGTCGGAGGACTCGTCGCCAATGTCACCTTCGGCTTCCTCAAGGCCTCGATCCTGCTCGCCACCCTGGCGGCAGCCGGTGGCACCCTGGCCGGCTACGACGCCGGCCAGATGCTCGCCTACGTCTGGCTGAGCCAGGCGATGCTCGGCCTCGTCAACGTCTACGGGCGCGACGTCCTCGCCGAGCGCATCAAGAGCGGCGACATCGCGATCGACTTCCTCCGGCCGCTGGACCTGCAGCTCGCCGGCCTGTCGACCTACCTCGGGAGCCGGTTGTTCACCCTGCTCCCCCGCGGCCTGCCCACCCTGACGGTCGGGCTGCTGACGACCGGCCTCGCCCTGCCCGCGGGGGCCACGCCCTACCTCCTCGGTGCCGTCAGCGTGCTGCTGGCGATGAGCCTGTCCTACCTCGCGGTCTACGCCCTGAGCATGAGCGCGCTGTGGCTCGTCGACATCCGGGGTCTCCAGGTGAGCTACATGATCGTCGCCAGCTTCTTCTGCGGCCTCTACATCCCGGTGGGCATCTTCCCGGGCTGGTTGGAGGCGGTCGCCCGTCTCACCCCCTTCCCCTCGATGCTCATGACCCCGATCGACGTCCTCTCCGGGTATGCGGCCGGCCCCGACGCCCTGCGCCTCGTCGGGATGCAGGTCGGCTGGGTCGTGGCGGTCGGCCTCCTCGGCCACGTGCTCACCCGGGCCGGGCGACGCCACCTGGAGGTGCAGGGTGGCTGAGGCGAGCACGCTCCGGGCCGACCTGCCGGCATACCGCGCCGTCCTGGCCTCCCGCATCCGGGCCCAGCGGTCCTACTCCACGTCCTTCCGGCTCGACCTCGCCGGTGCCGGGCTCATCACGCTCATCGAGTTCGCCGAGGTGTGGGTGATCTTCCACCAGGTCGACGCCATCGGGGGCCTGACCCTCGCCTCGGTCATGCTCGTCTTCGGCCTGGCCGAGATCTCCTTCAGCCTCGCCGACCTCCTCGTGGGGCACTGCGACCGGATGCCGACCTACGTCCGGGCGGGCACCCTCGACGTCTTCTACCTGCGCCCCCAGCCGGTGCTCCTGCAGCTCATGACCAGCGACCTCGACCTGCGACGGCTGGCCCGGGTGCTCGGTGGCGTCGCCATCCTCGTCGTCGGGCTGCTGGTGAGCGGCGTGTCCTGGACGCCGGAGAAGGTGCTGCTCCTGGCGATCACCATCCCTGCCGCCACGGCGATCTACGCGGGGATGTTCATCGCGGCGGCGGGGCTGCAGTTCTTCCTCATCAACGGCGCGGAGACGACCAACGCCTTCGTCTACGGCGGACGGTATGCCGCGAGCCAGCCCGCCGCGGTCTGGCCCCGGTCGCTGGTGCTCGTCTTCGGTCTGGTCTTCCCCGTCGTCTTCACCGGCTACCTCCCCGCCCTGGCGCTGCTGGACCTGCCCGTGCCCTTCGGGGCGCCGTCGTGGGTGGCGTGGCTGACACCGGTCGCCGCGGTGTGGACGTGGGGGCTCGCGCTCGGCTGCTGGCGGATGGGCACCCGGCACTACCAAGGAGCAGGCGGATGAACGAGCAGCCCGTCGTGGCCGTCGAGGGCCTGACCCGTGACTTCGTCGTGCGCTCGCGCGGGCACCGGCTGCGCGGTCGCCGCGTCCGCGCCGTCGACGACCTCGACTTCACCATCCGCCCCGGTGAGGCGGTGGGCTACATCGGCGCCAACGGCGCCGGCAAGTCCACGACGATCAAGATGCTCGCCGGGATCCTCGTGCCGAGCCAGGGTGAGGTCCGCACGTGCGGGCTGCGGCCGGTCCAGGACCGCCGGGCGCTGGCCCGGCGCATCGGTGTCGTCTTCGGCCAGCGCTCCCAGCTGTGGTGGGACCTGCCGGTCGCCGAGTCGTTCCGGATCCTCGCGGCCGTCCACCACCTGGACCGGCCGACCGAGCGGGCGCGCACCGCCGAGCTCGTCGAGCGGCTCGAGATGGGGTCCTACCTCGACACGCCGGTGCGCCAGCTCTCCCTCGGTCAACGGATGCGGGCCGAGGTCGCCGCCGCCCTGCTCCACTCCCCCGCGCTCGTCATCCTCGACGAGCCCACCATTGGGTTGGACGTGCTCTCCAAGCAGCGGCTGCGGGAGTTCCTCATCGAGCAGCGCCGGGAGCACGGGACGACCCTCATGCTCACCACGCACGACATGGGCGACGTCGAGCGGCTCTGCGGGCGGGTGCTCGTCATCGACGACGGACGGCTCGCCTACGACGGGTCGCTGGCCGGGCTCTCCCGCACCGTCGGCGCCCGACGGGTGCTCGTCGTCGACCTGGAGCGACCGACCGAGCCGCTCACCGGCATACCCGCGACGCAACACCTCGGTAGCGAGGCGCAAGGCCTGCAGCAGCGCCTGGCCTTCGACCCCGAGCAGACCACGGCGGCGGCGGTGCTCGCCGCCGTGTCGCGGCGGAGTGAGGTGCGCGACCTGGCGATCGAGGAGCCCGACGTCGAGGACGTCGTCCGCCGGATCTACGCCGCGCGCCGCTGAGCCCCGCGCCCGGGCGATAGGCTCTCGCCGTCCTCGCCAGAGTCGCGCGCCCCAGGAGGCCGGGTGGTCCCGCACCGTGATGCTCCCCCAGCACCGAGCCG
Encoded here:
- a CDS encoding ABC transporter permease; this encodes MAEASTLRADLPAYRAVLASRIRAQRSYSTSFRLDLAGAGLITLIEFAEVWVIFHQVDAIGGLTLASVMLVFGLAEISFSLADLLVGHCDRMPTYVRAGTLDVFYLRPQPVLLQLMTSDLDLRRLARVLGGVAILVVGLLVSGVSWTPEKVLLLAITIPAATAIYAGMFIAAAGLQFFLINGAETTNAFVYGGRYAASQPAAVWPRSLVLVFGLVFPVVFTGYLPALALLDLPVPFGAPSWVAWLTPVAAVWTWGLALGCWRMGTRHYQGAGG
- a CDS encoding ABC transporter ATP-binding protein — its product is MNEQPVVAVEGLTRDFVVRSRGHRLRGRRVRAVDDLDFTIRPGEAVGYIGANGAGKSTTIKMLAGILVPSQGEVRTCGLRPVQDRRALARRIGVVFGQRSQLWWDLPVAESFRILAAVHHLDRPTERARTAELVERLEMGSYLDTPVRQLSLGQRMRAEVAAALLHSPALVILDEPTIGLDVLSKQRLREFLIEQRREHGTTLMLTTHDMGDVERLCGRVLVIDDGRLAYDGSLAGLSRTVGARRVLVVDLERPTEPLTGIPATQHLGSEAQGLQQRLAFDPEQTTAAAVLAAVSRRSEVRDLAIEEPDVEDVVRRIYAARR
- a CDS encoding ABC transporter permease, with product MTLAHPPLLAPAPARAYARLFAAGFRQQSAYLAAAVGGLVANVTFGFLKASILLATLAAAGGTLAGYDAGQMLAYVWLSQAMLGLVNVYGRDVLAERIKSGDIAIDFLRPLDLQLAGLSTYLGSRLFTLLPRGLPTLTVGLLTTGLALPAGATPYLLGAVSVLLAMSLSYLAVYALSMSALWLVDIRGLQVSYMIVASFFCGLYIPVGIFPGWLEAVARLTPFPSMLMTPIDVLSGYAAGPDALRLVGMQVGWVVAVGLLGHVLTRAGRRHLEVQGG